One stretch of Brettanomyces nanus chromosome 4, complete sequence DNA includes these proteins:
- a CDS encoding uncharacterized protein (BUSCO:EOG0934491Q), translating to MSVIFKQSIRALLRTSSGRSCMIPAVSIAIRLNSTADGAAANASTDSSSINSKKTDTPVDSKIAEIVRSISKLTLMETSALIKELKSKLDIPDIAFPVAGTAGAAAPQAAEDIAKEEPKQKTIFNLKLESFDPKSKAKVIKEVKSELGLSLVKAKKLVESAPKILKENMSKEDAEKFKETLEKHGAKVTLE from the coding sequence ATGTCTGTGATTTTCAAACAGTCCATTCGAGCTCTTCTAAGGACTTCCTCCGGAAGATCATGCATGATACCGGCAGTTTCAATTGCAATCAGATTGAACTCGACTGCTGATGGTGCAGCTGCCAATGCCTCTACTGATTCCTCTAGCATAAATTCCAAGAAGACTGATACTCCAGTGGATTCAAAAATTGCTGAGATTGTTCGCTCTATTTCCAAATTGACATTGATGGAGACTTCTGCTCTAATCAAAGAATTGAAGTCTAAGTTGGACATTCCTGACATTGCATTCCCAGTGGCGGGCACTGCCGGTGCTGCTGCACCACAAGCTGCAGAAGATATCGCCAAAGAGGAACCTAAACAGAAGACAatattcaacttgaagttgGAGTCGTTCGATCCAAAGTCTAAAGCTAAAGTCATTAAGGAGGTGAAATCTGAACTTGGCTTGTCTCTCGTTAAGGCCAAGAAACTCGTTGAAAGTGCCCCTaagatcttgaaagagaataTGTCTAAAGAAGACGCGGAAAAGTTCAAGGAAACTTTGGAGAAGCATGGTGCTAAGGTCACATTGGAGTGA
- the RPB9 gene encoding DNA-directed RNA polymerase II core subunit rpb9 has translation MSFRFCAECNNMLYPREDKEHKRLLYQCRNCSYSELADSPRVYRHELITHIGETAGVVEDIGSDPTLPRSQKTCPKCSNKECVFFQSQQRRRDTSMVLFYVCLECKHVFRSDE, from the coding sequence ATGTCGTTCAGATTCTGTGCAGAATGCAACAATATGTTGTATCCAAGGGAGGATAAAGAGCATAAGCGTCTTCTCTACCAGTGCCGGAATTGCTCTTACTCTGAGCTTGCTGACAGCCCTAGGGTGTATAGACATGAGCTCATCACTCATATTGGTGAGACTGCGGGAGTTGTGGAAGATATCGGTTCCGATCCAACTCTTCCCAGATCTCAGAAGACTTGTCCAAAATGTTCCAATAAGGAGTGTGTATTCTTCCAATCAcagcaaagaagaagagatacCAGTATGGTTTTGTTCTACGTGTGTCTAGAGTGTAAGCACGTGTTTAGAAGTGATGAGTAG
- the TPK2_1 gene encoding cAMP-dependent protein kinase catalytic subunit: MEISLENQQQQEVEQRNQQPQQQQQQLVQPVQIQQTTMQYQQDAPSFIPLGEESKPLTAVNTGSKGIEALTDTQRQRVEYLQRIPSYQAIIQPEYKDLQKAMGSVSVLPSRPSSSKGKYTLKDFQMLRTLGTGSFGRVHLVRSVHNHRYYAIKVLKKAQVIKMKQVEHTNDERRMLKLVEHPFLIRMWGTFQDSNNLFMVMDFIEGGELFSLLRKSQRFPNPVAKFYAAEVTLAIEYLHSHNIIYRDLKPENILLDRNGHIKVTDFGFAKEVQTVTWTLCGTPDYIAPEVITTKPYNKSVDWWSLGILIYEMLAGYTPFYDQTPMRTYEKILVGKVYYPSYFHPDAVDLLTKLITSDLTRRLGNLQNGADDIRNHPWFSEVVWEKLLMKDIETPYEPPITAGVGDTSLFDRYPEEQMDYGAEGEDPYANLFTDF, translated from the coding sequence ATGGAAATCTCTCTAGAAAatcagcaacagcaagaAGTGGAACAGCGCAATCAACAGccgcagcagcagcagcagcagcttgTTCAGCCTGTTCAAATTCAGCAGACCACCATGCAATACCAACAAGATGCTCCTTCATTCATACCATTGGGTGAAGAATCTAAGCCATTAACCGCAGTTAACACTGGTTCCAAGGGGATTGAAGCCTTAACGGATACTCAACGTCAGCGTGTTGAGTATCTTCAAAGGATACCTTCGTACCAAGCCATTATACAACCAGAATACAAGGATCTTCAGAAGGCAATGGGTAGTGTTTCCGTGCTTCCTAGCagaccttcttcttctaaaggTAAGTATACTTTAAAGGATTTCCAGATGTTGAGAACTTTAGGTACAGGGTCCTTTGGCAGAGTACACCTTGTGAGATCAGTTCATAATCACAGATATTATGCCATCAAGGTCCTTAAGAAGGCGCAAGTGATTAAAATGAAGCAGGTGGAGCACAcaaatgatgaaagaagaatgttGAAGTTGGTGGAACATCCATTTTTAATAAGAATGTGGGGTACTTTCCAGGATTCAAATAATCTCTTCATGGTTATGGATTTCATTGAAGGTGGCGAGTTGTTTTCCTTGTTAAGAAAGTCACAGCGTTTCCCCAACCCTGTGGCCAAATTCTATGCGGCAGAAGTCACTTTGGCCATTGAATACCTTCATTCTCataatataatatataGAGACTTGAAACCTGAGAATATTCTCTTGGATAGAAATGGACACATTAAGGTGACAGATTTCGGTTTTGCAAAAGAGGTGCAGACCGTCACATGGACACTTTGTGGTACTCCTGATTACATTGCTCCGGAAGTTATCACTACTAAGCCATACAACAAGAGTGTCGATTGGTGGTCTTTAGGTATTCTTATCTATGAAATGTTGGCTGGTTACACACCTTTCTATGATCAGACACCTATGAGGACTTACGAGAAGATTTTGGTTGGCAAGGTTTACTATCCTTCTTATTTCCATCCAGATGCCGTTGATCTCTTGACCAAATTGATTACTTCTGATTTGACTAGACGATTGGGTAATTTGCAAAATGGTGCTGATGATATCAGAAACCATCCTTGGTTCAGTGAAGTTGTATGGGAGAAGTTATTGATGAAGGATATTGAAACTCCTTATGAACCTCCAATTACCGCGGGTGTTGGTGATACCTCCTTATTCGACAGGTATCCAGAGGAGCAGATGGATTACGGTGCTGAAGGCGAAGATCCTTACGCCAATCTTTTCACCGACTTCTGA
- a CDS encoding uncharacterized protein (BUSCO:EOG09340XO6): MSDSDSGTEDIASSLVTKSNPLLNNDADSSDEEGLSTNENYEVQDEIIPSSDEEKKEPEQKKQKNKRIKTSKPAIVSFPVLEATEEGDDMDKEDRDDSRFILSVKQQVARSKAKSKGTFASFGISRQVLNNIKRKGYRIPTPIQRKTIPLIMGDRDVVGMARTGSGKTAAFLLPLVEKLKQHSQKIGIRAVVLSPTRELASQTYKQLNEFARGVDLRILLLVGGDSLEDQFGAMVNNPDVVVATPGRFLHLKVEMRLNLRSVEYIVYDEADRLFEMGFSEQLNELLASLSDRRQSLLFSATLPRNLVDFAKAGLTNPVLVRLDAESKISENLQMCFVSSKKNERDANLLFILEEIIKMPSASKKQLEDLRKLTAWDGEGVDYDESDGDDFNKKRSRNHSFKVKSARANELPSKHATIVFVPTRHHVDFVTKLLESSGFCVAYIYGSLDQHARKRQLLAFRSGICSILVVTDVAARGIDIPILANVVNYSFPTSSKLFVHRVGRTARAGNSGWAYSIISEAELPYLLDLEVFLGRKVLLTTMQEKKIEILKHRWGEKHSGVLDEFSEPKVSYTSRLVLGSGPRVDVEEKQEIFDTIMKSHYDMTVQRNVCERAEKMIKRTRQPASADAVRRAKEMLVFGWDEQNLLFGKNQEKEKDILLAQFQNRRHKETVFEFAGADDYLVDLMAKRRREIAPIQKRAKKKRELLEQERMMGLTHRLEDEIERNKEGKDKDEAMEVGFDVKEEELMNNFQDADQLEEEQKISKRQKRRALGQSSYRDPNFYLSHYAPTSSIQEQQLSVGGGFVNQVQDAAFEINGDDGKSKTGQKQNIVWDKKKKKYVKNQDNKRYIMGENGQKIPASFRSGKFDEWKEKNKIDDFRVGSMETATTASSTEPLSGRKVHGRYMHKQQRAPRLPDRARDDYTKQVEKVKNATARGISVKGWRAKGVAENELKSTEDIRKQRELKDKRKAKNARPSRKRY; the protein is encoded by the coding sequence ATGTCAGATAGTGATAGTGGAACAGAAGATATTGCTTCCAGTCTTGTGACGAAGAGCAATCCTTTGTTGAACAATGATGCCGATAGCTCTGACGAAGAAGGCTTATCTACAAATGAAAATTATGAGGTTCAAGACGAGATTATTCCTTCATCGGacgaagagaagaaggagcCAGAAcagaaaaaacaaaaaaataaaaggaTCAAGACTTCCAAACCAGCTATTGTCTCTTTTCCCGTACTAGAAGCAACCGAGGAAGGTGATGACATGGACAAAGAAGACCGTGATGATTCCAGATTCATTCTCTCGGTGAAACAGCAAGTAGCTAGATCCAAGGCGAAATCAAAGGGAACATTTGCATCCTTTGGCATCAGCAGACAGGTGCTCAATAACATCAAGCGAAAAGGTTATAGAATACCCACTCctattcaaagaaagacaaTTCCCCTCATAATGGGGGATAGGGACGTTGTTGGTATGGCACGTACTGGATCTGGTAAGACAGCGGCATTCTTGCTTCCGTTGGTGGAGAAACTTAAGCAGCATTCACAGAAGATTGGTATTCGTGCCGTGGTTCTTTCTCCCACCAGAGAGCTTGCTTCACAAACTTACAAGCAGTTGAACGAGTTTGCCAGAGGAGTCGATCTTCGCATATTACTTCTTGTTGGTGGTGACTCCCTTGAAGACCAATTTGGTGCTATGGTTAACAATCCGGATGTAGTCGTGGCTACACCGGGTCgttttcttcatttgaaaGTGGAGATGAGATTAAATTTAAGGTCTGTGGAATACATAGTGTATGACGAGGCTGACAGGTTGTTTGAGATGGGATTCAGCGAACAGTTGAACGAGcttttggcttctttatCCGATAGACGccagtctcttcttttttctgctACTCTACCTAGAAACTTGGTTGATTTCGCCAAGGCAGGACTTACCAATCCAGTTTTGGTTCGACTTGATGCCGAGTCTAAAATTTCAGAGAATTTACAGATGtgttttgtttcttcaaagaagaacgaaCGTGATGCTAACTTACTATTCATCCTCGAAGAAATTATCAAAATGCCGTCTGCTTCCAAGAAACAACTAGAAGATCTTAGAAAGTTAACTGCTTGGGATGGAGAAGGCGTAGATTATGATGAAAGTGATGGGGATGACTTtaataagaaaagaagccGCAACCATTCGTTTAAAGTGAAGTCAGCAAGGGCGAACGAGCTTCCGAGCAAGCACGCTACCATTGTATTTGTGCCTACAAGGCATCATGTTGACTTTGTAACGAAACTTCTAGAATCATCGGGATTTTGCGTGGCATATATTTACGGTTCTTTGGACCAGCATGCCAGAAAAAGACAGCTTTTGGCCTTCCGTTCCGGAATTTGCTCTATTCTTGTGGTTACTGATGTGGCAGCGCGTGGTATTGATATTCCTATTCTAGCTAATGTGGTCAACTATTCCTTTCCAACGTCATCGAAACTTTTTGTTCATCGTGTCGGCAGGACTGCTCGTGCTGGTAATAGTGGATGGGCTTATTCCATTATCAGTGAAGCCGAACTTCCTTATTTACTAGATTTAGAGGTGTTTCTAGGCCGTAAAGTTTTACTTACAACGAtgcaggagaagaagattgaaatTCTGAAGCACAGATGGGGGGAGAAGCATAGTGGAGTCCTTGATGAATTTTCAGAACCAAAAGTGTCATATACCTCGAGATTGGTGTTGGGAAGCGGACCAAGAGTTGATGTGGAAGAAAAACAGGAGATATTCGACACTATAATGAAGAGTCACTACGATATGACTGTACAGAGAAATGTTTGCGAGAGAgcagagaagatgatcaaaaGAACAAGACAACCAGCATCTGCAGATGCAGTTCGCAGGGCCAAGGAGATGTTGGTTTTTGGTTGGGACGAGCAGAATTTATTGtttggaaagaatcaagagaaagaaaaggatatACTTCTTGCACAGTTCCAGAACAGAAGGCACAAAGAAACCGTTTTTGAGTTTGCTGGAGCAGACGATTACTTGGTTGATTTGATGGCTAAGAGGCGGCGTGAGATTGCGCCTATTCAGAAACGtgcgaagaagaaaagagaacttCTGGAACAGGAAAGGATGATGGGACTAACGCATAGGCTTGAGGATGAAATAGAACGGAACAAAGAAGGGAAGGATAAAGATGAAGCTATGGAGGTTGGATTTGATgttaaagaagaggaacTAATGAATAATTTCCAGGACGCAGATCAATTAGaggaagagcagaaaaTAAGTAAGAgacagaagagaagagcaCTTGGCCAGTCTAGTTATAGAGATCCGAACTTTTACCTCTCTCACTATGCACCAACTTCATCGATTCAAGAGCAGCAGCTTTCAGTTGGTGGTGGATTTGTAAATCAGGTTCAAGATGCGGCATTTGAGATCAATGGAGACGATGGTAAGAGTAAGACAGGTCAAAAGCAGAACATTGTGTGggacaagaagaagaagaaatatgTCAAGAATCAGGATAATAAAAGATACATTATGGGAGAAAATGGACAGAAGATTCCGGCCAGTTTCAGATCGGGCAAGTTTGACgaatggaaagagaagaacaagataGATGATTTTAGAGTTGGATCTATGGAGACAGCTACCACGGCATCTTCAACGGAGCCTCTTTCTGGCCGGAAAGTCCATGGAAGATATATGCATAAGCAGCAGAGAGCTCCAAGACTCCCAGATAGAGCTAGAGACGACTACACCAAACAGGTGGAGAAGGTCAAAAATGCTACGGCCAGAGGTATTAGTGTTAAGGGCTGGCGTGCCAAAGGAGTGGCAGAGAACGAACTTAAAAGTACAGAAGATATTAGAAAGCAAAGggagttgaaggataagAGAAAAGCCAAGAATGCCCGACCTAGCAGGAAAAGATATTAA